The DNA window AATACCAAGTATGTTACAGATAAAAATTCTAGTACTCCTGGAGGAAATCTGAAAATACCTTTTTATCAGGCCTTTGCAAAGTCCACCAATTTAATTTTTGGTAAAATAGGAAGAATGATACTGAATAAACAACTCTTATTAAGAAAAGCCAATGATTATGGTTTTGCACAAGCCATCCCTTTTGATATGCCACTGGATTTAAGTCATATAAAGTTTGAAAAAGAAGAGGTGTCGGTTGCTGAAGTCGCTGCAGGTTTAGGTGATGTGAGTTTAAGTCCTGTTCATGCAGCTATGATTGCCGCATGTGCCAGCAATGACGGCATAATGATGCAGCCTTATGTTGTAGATAATGTAGTCAATGAGAACAATGAAGTTTTGTATAATGTTGAAGGTAAAATATGGAAACAGTGTCTAAAACCAGAGGTTATTCCAGATTTAAAAAGGATGATGAAAGCGACAATTGAAGTAGGAACGGCCAGAAAGCCTTTTAGAGGCTATAAACAGAATTCTGTGCTTAAAAATTTAAATATAGGCGGTAAAACTGGATCAAAAACAAATTTAAAGCTTAAAGGCTGGAATGAGTGGTTTGTTGGCTATGCAGAAAATGGAGATGAAAAATTAGCGGTAGGAATCGTAATTGTTAGTCAAAAGTACTGGAAAGTAAAACCATCTCAATTAAGCAAAGATATTTTTCAATATTACTTTTCAAAGAAGAGACAAAAAGATAAAAAGCAACCTAAAGTCATTGAAATAAGGAGTAACTTGAATGAAAAAAAACAATAGAAGACCACTTTTAAAAAGGTTTTGGTCTAACAAAGGCTTTCAAGCCAAATATTCTTTTTTGGTTGTAACCATTACCACTTTGATTACTCTTATTTTTAGTTATTTGTATTATAAAAATGAAATGATTAAAACTGAGATTTTGGGTATTCAAAACAGTGAATTGCTACAAATGATTCAAGGCAATGATCATCGCTTGGTTCTTTACCTTGTTGGCTTTTTTATTTTTCAATTTTTAATGGTTTTTGTTTTGGGTATTCTTTTAACGCATAAAGTTGCTGGACCTTTACATAGAATGGAAAACTACCTTAAAGAGCTCAATCAAGGTAAAGAGCCTTATGTCCTTAGTGGTTCTAGAAAAGGAGATGAGTTTAAATCTTTGTTTAATGCATTTGTTGAGTATAACAATAAACTGATTGAAAAAAACAAAAAAAATAACAGCTAACTTATTGAAAAGAAAAAGTATACTGAACTTTAATTGATTTTAGGTTGATTTGTTTAAAGTGTATTTTTTTCATGTTTGTTGCAAAACATTTTTGTAACTGCTTATTGCGTATAGAATGTTTTAAGTACCTTAAGTTATCCAGCTTACCAGAAGAAAATACTTCAAACTCCATATTTAGCTTACCTTTGATTTGTTGATCCTGCTGGGAAAGAGTTTCATAACAGGTATCAAATAAATGCATGTTTTTTTTAATGGTGTTTCTAATCAATTCTAACTCTCCACCATAGTTTTCAAGCTTTTCAAGCGATGTGTTATCAAAATTCTCAGTGTAAATTTGTTTTTCTTTAAAATCAATGTCTGTCAACTTACTGTTTTTCTTGGCTAATCCAGCACTCTTATCTAGACTGGCAAGAACAGTTGATTGAAGTAAGTTGGACGACTTCTTTGATGGGTTATGACTTTCAAAGTATTGAGGCGTGAAAGCATAGGTCTGTGTTTGTAAAATTTCTTGATTGATCTGTTTTTTAAATACGATGGGTTGCTTAATGGATTCCATACACATTTTTGCTTTTAAACTAATTCTTGAATTTTTTTGTTTGGTGTAAGGTATGCAAAGCTTTTTATGTGTAGGAGATGAAAAGTAAGTTAAAACCTCTAATATTCCTGCTGTGTAGCTTGGCCGCTCTGATTTTTTAAGAATTTGATGGATATTATCTTTAACAAAGCCATTTTCTACAGCAGATAAAACCCATAAAGCATCCAGTTTTTTTTGTTGGCTGGAGTTGATTTGAAAATGATCGACCCAACTTTGTGCATCAATCGTGTTTCTGAAGCTCCACAATGTTTGAGCCAGAATTATTTTTTCATTTTTGTTGAGAAAGGATGAGTTTTTTAAATAAATGAGCTGTGCTAAAGCTTGGCTATCAGGAATTTGTGAAATAGCTTGTATTATTGAAAGTCTTACGGCTCTATTTTTTTGCTTTTTATAGGCGCTGGCTAAATGTGGAGCAACAGAGCCATTGGATATTTTCCCAAGCCTAAGTGCAGAAGCAATTTTAATTTTATAATTGGCATCTGAATTAAGCTTTTCTAATAAAATATCAATTTGATTTTTTGAATAGGCTGTCGTGAATATAAATAGTACAGCATATACAATGCAAAAAAAGGCACGCTTCATGATTGAATATCTTGCTTTATGATACAATCAAGTGCTGACATCAATTCCTGATGCATCTGAGAGCCTTTGATTTGCTCAATATTTTGTGCATCTTGATTCATTGCTTTAACCTCAAAACCATTGTTTTCTCTACTGTAATTCAGCTGATAAACGTAAGGCGTATGCTGTTTATCTTCACAGTAATGCAGCGTCACTACATACTTTGAGTTTATCATATTTAGAGGTCTTGTGTATCTAAAAAAATTTTGTTCATTGGCTTTTAAGTAGCCAATTTGTATTTCTAACTCTGAACTGTCCCTAAAAGGAATGATTTTTACATTAGTTTTTTCAATATCAAATTTTTTCATTTTTATTACATGTGTGCATCTGAGTAATTTCTAAAATGAAGCGCCAGACCATAACTATGCACTTTATAGTCTTCTCCAGATAAAAAGGTCTGGTGAAAATTATAAAAAGGACCTATTGAAAATGATTTTTTTCGATCTAGTTTAAGACCCATGCTTCCCCCAAAATTTAAGCCGAACTCATTACTTCCGACAAATCTAGTGTACTGAAAAGCACTGTTTAGGTCAAAGTGAAAACGATTTTTAAAAAAATTAAATGAAAGTTGAGGCCCAAGTCCGGCTCTATGGATGGTAATGCTGTCATGCTTAGAATAGCTATAGGGTGTGGTAATTGCTAAAAAAGGTAAAAAGAAATAGCTGATTGATGCGCCTAATTGATAATAGCTATTGTCATTACTATAGGCATTGCTGATACTTTTTGCTGTTGCAGGAAGAAGACTTAATCGAATTTCTCTAAACTGCTTGTAGTCTTTAGCTTCTAAAGAAAATACAAAGGCAACAGTTAAAACCAAGATCAATAGACGTTTAACAACATAAACCATTGTCCAAGTATATCAGATTTGTTACTTGGGGCAATATGTTCTATACATAAGCATATGGCTAGAGTATAACAGTGTATTAACAAGATTGAGTTAACTGTGACTGAAAGTAATCAAAATAAATTTATTGTTTTAGAAGATGAAAAAGGTAAGCGCTTAGACCACTTTTTAAGTTCAAAGTATTTGGATATCTCAAAATCCTACTTGCAAAAAGAATTGATTCAATCAGGAAAGGTCCTGGTTAACGCTAAACCCGTTCATAAAAAAGGTCTTGTATTATTTACAAATGATAAAATTGAAGTTTTACCCTTTACGCATCCAACAAGTAGAAAAATTAAGGCTAATACTGATATTAAAGTAGAAGCATTGTATGAAAATGACAGTTTTGTTGTTTATAATAAACCAAAAAAACTAGCAACGCATCCAAACCGTTTTGATGATTCGCATACTTTAGCCAATTACTTTGTGGGACAATATCCAGAGGCTTTAAACGTTGGTGAGGATGCTCTGAGACCAGGCGTGGTTCACCGATTGGATGCAGATACATCTGGGTGTATTTTTTTTGCTAAGACTCAAGAAGCTTATGTGCATTTTAGAGAAATGTTTAATCAAAGAAGCATATATAAGCTTTATTTAGCTGTAGTTTTAGGAAAAACACCGCAAAAAGGCTTGATTGATTATGATTTAGCACATCATCAAAAAAATACGCGTAAAATGATCAATGTTGTCAATGAAAATATTGCTTATAGAGGTAAAAAAAAA is part of the bacterium genome and encodes:
- a CDS encoding AgmX/PglI C-terminal domain-containing protein is translated as MKRAFFCIVYAVLFIFTTAYSKNQIDILLEKLNSDANYKIKIASALRLGKISNGSVAPHLASAYKKQKNRAVRLSIIQAISQIPDSQALAQLIYLKNSSFLNKNEKIILAQTLWSFRNTIDAQSWVDHFQINSSQQKKLDALWVLSAVENGFVKDNIHQILKKSERPSYTAGILEVLTYFSSPTHKKLCIPYTKQKNSRISLKAKMCMESIKQPIVFKKQINQEILQTQTYAFTPQYFESHNPSKKSSNLLQSTVLASLDKSAGLAKKNSKLTDIDFKEKQIYTENFDNTSLEKLENYGGELELIRNTIKKNMHLFDTCYETLSQQDQQIKGKLNMEFEVFSSGKLDNLRYLKHSIRNKQLQKCFATNMKKIHFKQINLKSIKVQYTFSFQ
- a CDS encoding RluA family pseudouridine synthase, whose amino-acid sequence is MTESNQNKFIVLEDEKGKRLDHFLSSKYLDISKSYLQKELIQSGKVLVNAKPVHKKGLVLFTNDKIEVLPFTHPTSRKIKANTDIKVEALYENDSFVVYNKPKKLATHPNRFDDSHTLANYFVGQYPEALNVGEDALRPGVVHRLDADTSGCIFFAKTQEAYVHFREMFNQRSIYKLYLAVVLGKTPQKGLIDYDLAHHQKNTRKMINVVNENIAYRGKKKQALTAYHALAQNDDYSLLLVKTFTGRMHQVRVHLSGLGHPLVGDKVYQKRQDQHKDLEGEKQHCLHAYSLGFNKSDLFGVCAYQANIPKYFSMVLDKVQLKFKTVNPELLFLSIEEFLNSHPVVDQDV